Proteins encoded by one window of Burkholderia plantarii:
- a CDS encoding SDR family oxidoreductase has translation MKTVLIVGASRGLGREFVRQYRRDGWNVIATARDAASLEALRALGATAHALDVTDANQLAGFGWKLDGERLDAAVLVSGVYGPRTQGVELIDAADFDAVMHTNVLAPMQLLPILLPLVEDAHGVLAVLSSLMGSTASLTGTTGWLYRASKAALNNVIRVGSLQTRDAACLSLHPGWVRTDMGGAEAGLDAETSVTGMRRVIARAAAGPGAANGRFFQYDGTELAW, from the coding sequence ATGAAAACCGTCCTGATCGTCGGCGCATCGCGCGGCCTCGGCAGGGAGTTTGTCCGCCAGTACCGGCGTGACGGATGGAACGTGATCGCGACGGCGCGCGACGCGGCCTCGCTCGAGGCGCTGCGCGCGCTCGGCGCGACCGCGCACGCGCTCGACGTGACCGATGCGAACCAGCTGGCCGGCTTCGGCTGGAAGCTCGACGGCGAACGGCTCGACGCCGCGGTACTGGTGTCGGGCGTGTACGGCCCGCGCACGCAGGGCGTCGAGCTGATCGACGCGGCCGACTTCGACGCGGTGATGCATACCAACGTGCTGGCCCCGATGCAGCTGCTGCCGATCCTGCTGCCGCTGGTCGAGGACGCGCACGGCGTGCTGGCCGTGCTGTCGAGCCTGATGGGCAGCACCGCGAGCCTGACCGGCACCACCGGCTGGCTCTATCGCGCGAGCAAGGCCGCGCTCAACAACGTGATCCGCGTGGGCTCGCTGCAGACGCGCGACGCGGCCTGCCTGTCGCTGCATCCGGGCTGGGTGCGCACCGACATGGGCGGTGCCGAAGCCGGGCTCGACGCCGAGACCAGCGTGACCGGCATGCGCCGCGTGATCGCGCGCGCCGCCGCCGGGCCGGGCGCCGCCAACGGCCGCTTCTTCCAGTACGACGGCACCGAGCTCGCATGGTAA
- a CDS encoding YchJ family protein: protein MTDRSPLPSAPSAARPELCPCGGAQPGRRPERAPRYAACCGRLVDGGTPAASAWELMRSRYTAYVLGDTRYLRATWDPATCPADLDADGGPRWLGLDIKRHVEQDATHALVEFVARFKDGSRAHRLHETSRFSRDEHGIWRYIDGELSER, encoded by the coding sequence ATGACCGATCGTTCTCCCCTCCCTTCCGCCCCCTCCGCCGCGCGCCCCGAGCTGTGTCCGTGCGGCGGCGCGCAGCCGGGCCGGCGTCCCGAGCGCGCGCCGCGCTACGCGGCCTGCTGCGGGCGCCTCGTGGACGGCGGCACGCCGGCCGCGAGCGCCTGGGAACTGATGCGCTCGCGCTACACCGCCTACGTGCTCGGCGACACGCGCTACCTGCGCGCCACCTGGGACCCCGCCACCTGCCCCGCCGACCTCGACGCCGACGGCGGCCCGCGCTGGCTCGGCCTCGACATCAAGCGCCACGTCGAACAAGACGCCACGCACGCGCTCGTCGAGTTCGTGGCGCGCTTCAAGGACGGCTCGCGCGCGCACCGGCTGCACGAGACGAGCCGCTTCTCCCGCGACGAACACGGAATCTGGCGCTATATCGACGGAGAACTCAGCGAACGCTGA
- a CDS encoding dienelactone hydrolase family protein, producing MVLSKVFAGWMAACVLSAAQAGTLSTPAGGAETLAPGAATQAAAPAAAGPLAAERFDYNEPGLPQITADMNEQIIRIPVEGDPGVTLEATVYKPNGPGPFPLVVFNHGKNPGDLHDQPRSRPLAFAREFVRRGYAVVAPNREGFAGSGGSYVQEGCDVERNGMAQARDVSSTVAWMSKLPYVDSSRIVVAGTSHGGLVSLAYGTVAAKGVRGIINFSGGLRQDLCEGWQKTLVGAFNSYGEETRVPSLWMYGDNDSVWSPALVEQLREAYVSHGASTLFVDYGVYKDDAHRLIVDRDGVPIWWPSVNAFLAELHLPTTVLYAVACPHTPSASGYASIDAVNAVPYLDAAGRDGYRHFLNQHPSRAFAVSAEGAWSWAEGGDDPMALALENCRKQGAGACRLYAVDDHVVWRGDGAEATAAATPVDAHALASR from the coding sequence ATGGTGTTGAGCAAGGTGTTTGCAGGTTGGATGGCGGCATGCGTGCTGTCGGCCGCCCAGGCCGGCACCCTGTCGACGCCCGCGGGCGGGGCCGAAACGCTCGCGCCGGGCGCCGCGACGCAGGCGGCCGCACCGGCCGCGGCCGGCCCGCTGGCCGCCGAACGTTTCGACTACAACGAACCCGGTCTGCCGCAGATCACGGCCGACATGAACGAGCAGATCATCCGGATTCCCGTCGAGGGGGATCCCGGCGTGACGCTCGAAGCCACCGTCTACAAGCCGAACGGCCCCGGGCCGTTCCCGCTCGTCGTCTTCAATCACGGCAAGAACCCCGGCGACCTGCACGACCAGCCGCGCAGCCGCCCGCTCGCGTTCGCGCGCGAGTTCGTGCGACGCGGCTACGCCGTGGTGGCACCGAACCGCGAGGGCTTCGCGGGCTCGGGCGGCAGCTACGTGCAGGAAGGCTGCGACGTCGAACGCAACGGCATGGCGCAGGCGCGCGACGTCAGCTCGACGGTCGCATGGATGTCGAAGCTGCCCTACGTGGATTCAAGCCGGATCGTGGTGGCCGGCACCTCGCACGGCGGGCTCGTCTCGCTCGCCTACGGCACCGTGGCCGCCAAGGGCGTGCGCGGCATCATCAACTTCTCGGGCGGGCTGCGCCAGGATCTCTGCGAAGGCTGGCAAAAGACGCTGGTGGGCGCGTTCAACAGCTACGGCGAGGAGACCCGCGTGCCGTCGCTGTGGATGTACGGCGACAACGATTCGGTCTGGTCGCCGGCGCTCGTCGAGCAGCTGCGCGAGGCCTACGTCTCGCACGGCGCGAGCACGCTGTTCGTCGACTACGGCGTCTACAAGGACGACGCGCACCGGCTGATCGTCGATCGCGACGGCGTGCCGATCTGGTGGCCGTCCGTGAACGCGTTCCTGGCCGAGCTGCATCTGCCCACCACCGTGCTCTACGCGGTGGCCTGCCCGCACACGCCGTCGGCCTCCGGCTACGCGTCGATCGACGCCGTCAACGCGGTGCCCTATCTCGACGCGGCCGGCCGCGACGGCTACCGCCACTTCCTGAACCAGCATCCGAGCCGCGCGTTCGCCGTGTCGGCCGAGGGCGCGTGGTCGTGGGCCGAGGGCGGCGACGATCCGATGGCGCTCGCGCTCGAGAACTGCCGCAAGCAGGGCGCCGGCGCCTGCCGGCTCTACGCCGTGGATGACCACGTGGTCTGGCGCGGCGACGGCGCCGAGGCGACCGCCGCGGCCACGCCGGTCGACGCGCACGCGCTGGCGAGCCGCTGA
- the bioA gene encoding adenosylmethionine--8-amino-7-oxononanoate transaminase: protein MSTQPDDWVARSLRAVWHPCTQMKHHERMPLVPVARGAGPWLYDHSGARYLDAISSWWVNLFGHANPRINAALKTQLDTLEHAMLAGCTHESAIELAERLAALTGHTLGHAFFASDGASAVEIALKMSFHAWRNGGRADKREFACVANGYHGETIGALGVTDVALFKDAYDPLIRHAHVVASPDARQAAPGERAAEVAARALADVERLFTERAGAIAALIVEPLVQCAAGMAMHDPSYLSGLRALCDRHEVHLIADEIAVGCGRTGTFFACEQAGVWPDFLCLSKGISGGYLPLSLVLSRDAIYEAFYDDDTTRGFLHSHSYTGNPLACRAALATLDLFAADDVLAANARKSARLREALAPLGARDEVRHLRERGTIFAFDVALEPEAARGFSRRFFEQGLRRELLLRPIGTTVYLMPPYVLGDDEIDWLAARTRETLDATLAEVRA from the coding sequence TTGAGCACACAACCCGACGACTGGGTTGCGCGCAGCCTGCGCGCAGTCTGGCATCCCTGTACGCAGATGAAGCACCACGAGCGCATGCCGCTCGTGCCCGTGGCGCGCGGCGCCGGCCCGTGGCTCTACGACCACTCGGGCGCGCGCTACCTCGATGCGATCAGCTCGTGGTGGGTCAACCTGTTCGGTCACGCGAACCCCCGCATCAACGCCGCGCTGAAGACGCAGCTCGACACGCTCGAGCACGCGATGCTGGCCGGCTGCACGCACGAGAGCGCGATCGAGCTGGCCGAGCGCCTCGCCGCGCTGACCGGGCACACGCTCGGCCATGCGTTCTTCGCCTCGGACGGCGCCTCCGCCGTCGAGATCGCGCTGAAGATGAGCTTCCACGCCTGGCGCAACGGCGGCCGCGCCGACAAGCGCGAGTTCGCCTGCGTGGCCAACGGCTATCACGGCGAGACCATCGGCGCGCTCGGCGTGACCGACGTGGCGCTGTTCAAGGACGCCTACGATCCGCTGATCCGCCACGCCCACGTGGTGGCCTCGCCCGACGCGCGCCAGGCCGCGCCCGGCGAGCGCGCGGCCGAGGTCGCCGCGCGCGCGCTGGCCGACGTCGAGCGGCTGTTCACCGAACGCGCCGGCGCGATCGCCGCGCTGATCGTCGAGCCGCTCGTGCAATGCGCGGCCGGCATGGCGATGCACGACCCGTCGTACCTGAGCGGGCTGCGCGCGCTGTGCGACCGCCACGAAGTCCATCTGATCGCCGACGAGATCGCCGTGGGCTGCGGGCGCACCGGCACCTTCTTCGCCTGCGAGCAGGCCGGCGTGTGGCCCGACTTCCTGTGCCTGTCGAAGGGCATCAGCGGCGGCTACCTGCCGCTCTCGCTGGTGCTCTCGCGCGACGCGATCTACGAAGCGTTCTACGACGACGACACCACGCGCGGCTTCCTGCACTCGCACTCGTACACCGGCAACCCGCTCGCCTGCCGCGCCGCGCTCGCCACGCTCGACCTGTTCGCCGCCGACGACGTGCTGGCCGCCAACGCGCGCAAGTCGGCGCGGCTGCGCGAGGCGCTCGCGCCGCTCGGCGCGCGCGACGAGGTGCGCCACCTGCGCGAGCGCGGCACGATCTTCGCGTTCGACGTCGCGCTCGAGCCCGAGGCCGCGCGCGGCTTCTCGCGGCGCTTCTTCGAGCAGGGCCTGCGGCGCGAGCTGCTGCTGCGCCCGATCGGCACCACCGTCTACCTGATGCCGCCCTACGTGCTCGGCGACGACGAGATCGACTGGCTCGCCGCGCGCACGCGCGAGACGCTCGACGCCACGCTGGCCGAGGTGCGCGCATGA
- the bioF gene encoding 8-amino-7-oxononanoate synthase — translation MSPPPNLLAALERGLAEIDAQGLRRVRRTADTACGAHMTVDGREIVGFASNDYLGLAAHPLLVEAFAEGARRYGSGSGGSHLLGGHSRAHAALEDALAEFAGGFSGAPRALYFSTGYMANLAALTALVGRGAAIFSDSLNHASLIDGARLSRAEIHVYPHGDMDALSVQLAASDAEIKLIVSDTVFSMDGTIAPLARLVTLAEAHGAWLVVDDAHGFGVLGPQGRGALAEYALRSEQLIYVGTLGKAAGVAGAFVIAHETVIEWMIQRARSYIFTTAAPPSVAHAVSASLAVIGGAEGDARRAHLAALIERTRAILRGTRWQPIDSATAVQPLVIGENEATLAAMRALDAHGLWVPAIRPPTVPAGTSRLRISLSAAHSFDDLARLDTALAAAGAAEAAA, via the coding sequence ATGAGCCCGCCGCCGAACCTGCTCGCCGCGCTCGAACGCGGCCTGGCCGAGATCGACGCGCAGGGCCTGCGCCGCGTGCGCCGCACCGCCGACACGGCGTGCGGCGCGCACATGACGGTGGACGGCCGCGAGATCGTCGGTTTCGCGAGCAACGATTATCTGGGCCTGGCCGCGCATCCTTTGCTCGTCGAGGCATTCGCCGAGGGCGCGCGGCGCTACGGCTCCGGCAGCGGCGGCTCGCACCTGCTGGGCGGCCATTCGCGCGCGCACGCCGCGCTCGAGGACGCGCTCGCCGAATTCGCCGGCGGCTTCAGCGGCGCGCCGCGCGCGCTCTACTTCAGCACCGGCTACATGGCGAACCTCGCCGCGCTGACCGCGCTGGTGGGGCGTGGCGCCGCGATCTTCTCCGATTCGCTGAACCACGCCTCGCTGATCGACGGCGCGCGGCTCTCGCGCGCCGAGATCCACGTCTATCCGCACGGCGACATGGACGCGCTGTCGGTGCAGCTGGCCGCCTCCGACGCCGAGATCAAGCTGATCGTCTCCGACACCGTGTTCAGCATGGACGGCACCATCGCGCCGCTGGCGCGGCTCGTCACGCTGGCCGAGGCGCACGGCGCCTGGCTGGTGGTGGACGACGCGCACGGCTTCGGCGTGCTCGGCCCGCAGGGGCGCGGCGCGCTGGCCGAATACGCGCTGCGCTCCGAGCAGCTGATCTACGTCGGCACGCTCGGCAAGGCCGCCGGCGTGGCCGGCGCGTTCGTGATCGCGCACGAGACCGTGATCGAGTGGATGATCCAGCGCGCGCGCAGCTACATCTTCACCACCGCCGCGCCGCCCTCGGTCGCGCACGCCGTGTCGGCCAGCCTCGCCGTGATCGGCGGCGCCGAGGGCGACGCGCGGCGCGCCCACCTGGCCGCGCTGATCGAGCGCACGCGCGCGATCCTGCGCGGCACGCGCTGGCAGCCGATCGATTCGGCCACCGCGGTGCAGCCGCTCGTGATCGGCGAGAACGAGGCCACGCTCGCCGCGATGCGCGCGCTCGACGCGCACGGCCTGTGGGTGCCCGCGATCCGGCCGCCCACCGTGCCGGCCGGCACCTCGCGGCTGCGCATCTCGCTGTCCGCCGCGCATTCGTTCGACGACCTGGCACGGCTCGACACGGCGCTCGCCGCCGCCGGCGCCGCGGAGGCCGCCGCATGA
- the bioD gene encoding dethiobiotin synthase, translating to MSAPTQTRTGTGAGALSCFVTGTDTEIGKTFVSAALLHGFARHGLRAAAMKPVAAGAEERDGVLHNDDADQLDAAAGVALPPAIRTPFMLKAPAAPHIVAAHEGVTLDIDTIVAAHATACEGADVVVVEGVGGFRVPLGDTLDTADLAVALKLPVVLVVGVRLGCINHALLTADAIAARGLTIAGWVANRVDPAMLYADENIATLTQWLAREHAAPLVGEIAHLTPPAPELAAGSLDIERLVAALAAARP from the coding sequence ATGAGCGCGCCGACGCAAACCCGCACCGGGACCGGTGCCGGCGCGCTGTCGTGCTTCGTGACCGGCACCGACACCGAGATCGGCAAGACCTTCGTGTCGGCCGCGCTGCTGCACGGCTTCGCGCGGCACGGCCTGCGCGCCGCCGCGATGAAGCCGGTCGCGGCCGGCGCCGAGGAACGCGACGGCGTGCTGCACAACGACGACGCCGACCAGCTCGACGCGGCCGCCGGCGTCGCGCTGCCGCCCGCGATCCGCACGCCGTTCATGCTCAAGGCGCCGGCCGCGCCGCACATCGTGGCCGCGCACGAAGGCGTGACGCTCGACATCGACACCATCGTGGCCGCGCACGCGACGGCCTGCGAAGGCGCCGACGTGGTGGTGGTGGAAGGCGTCGGCGGCTTTCGCGTGCCGCTCGGCGACACGCTCGACACCGCCGACCTGGCCGTCGCGCTGAAGCTGCCCGTGGTGCTGGTGGTGGGCGTGCGGCTCGGCTGCATCAACCACGCGCTGCTCACCGCCGACGCGATTGCCGCGCGCGGCCTGACCATCGCGGGCTGGGTGGCCAACCGCGTCGACCCGGCCATGCTCTACGCCGACGAGAACATCGCCACGCTCACCCAATGGCTCGCGCGCGAGCACGCCGCGCCGCTCGTCGGCGAGATCGCGCACCTGACACCGCCCGCGCCCGAGCTGGCCGCGGGTTCGCTCGACATCGAACGGCTCGTCGCGGCGCTAGCCGCCGCGCGGCCGTGA
- the bioB gene encoding biotin synthase BioB, translated as MTQAQTVTTDATKTPEAVPVGMPSAPRWRVADVVKLYELPFNDLLFRAQQVHREHFDANAIQLSTLLSIKTGGCEEDCGYCSQSSHHETELKASKLMDVGAVLDAARAAKANGATRFCMGAAWRSPKERHIEPLAEMIRGVKEMGLETCMTLGMLDDGQAQALSDAGLDYYNHNLDTSPEFYGQVISTRTYQDRLDTLERVRDAGINVCCGGIIGMGESRRERAGLITQLANMNPYPESVPINNLVAIKGTPLENTAPLDPLEFVRTIAVARITMPKAMVRLSAGREQLDDAMQTLCFLAGANSMFYGDQLLTTSNPQAQKDRDLLARLGMRAEAAQQMPMDTAADAVKCAHAPGPVAN; from the coding sequence ATGACCCAAGCCCAGACCGTGACCACGGACGCGACGAAGACGCCCGAAGCGGTGCCCGTCGGCATGCCGAGCGCGCCGCGCTGGCGCGTCGCCGACGTCGTCAAGCTCTACGAACTGCCGTTCAACGACCTGCTGTTCCGCGCCCAGCAGGTGCATCGCGAGCACTTCGACGCCAACGCGATCCAGCTTTCCACGCTGCTGTCGATCAAGACCGGCGGCTGCGAGGAGGATTGCGGCTACTGCTCGCAGTCCTCGCATCACGAGACCGAGCTGAAGGCCAGCAAGCTGATGGACGTGGGCGCCGTGCTCGACGCCGCGCGCGCCGCCAAGGCCAACGGCGCGACGCGCTTCTGCATGGGCGCCGCGTGGCGCAGCCCGAAGGAGCGCCATATCGAGCCGCTCGCCGAGATGATCCGCGGCGTGAAGGAGATGGGCCTCGAGACCTGCATGACGCTCGGCATGCTCGACGACGGCCAGGCGCAGGCGCTGTCCGACGCCGGCCTCGACTACTACAACCACAACCTCGACACCTCGCCCGAGTTCTACGGCCAGGTGATCTCGACGCGCACCTACCAGGACCGCCTCGACACGCTCGAGCGCGTGCGCGACGCCGGCATCAACGTCTGCTGCGGCGGCATCATCGGCATGGGCGAATCGCGCCGCGAGCGCGCCGGGCTCATCACGCAGCTCGCGAACATGAACCCGTATCCGGAATCGGTGCCGATCAACAACCTCGTCGCGATCAAGGGCACGCCGCTCGAGAACACCGCGCCGCTCGATCCGCTCGAATTCGTGCGCACCATCGCCGTGGCGCGCATCACCATGCCGAAGGCGATGGTGCGGCTGTCGGCCGGGCGCGAGCAACTCGACGACGCGATGCAGACGCTGTGCTTCCTGGCCGGCGCGAACTCGATGTTCTACGGCGACCAGTTGCTGACGACGAGCAACCCGCAGGCGCAGAAGGACCGCGACCTGCTCGCGCGGCTCGGCATGCGCGCCGAGGCGGCCCAGCAGATGCCGATGGATACGGCGGCCGACGCGGTGAAGTGCGCGCACGCGCCGGGGCCGGTGGCGAACTGA
- a CDS encoding copper homeostasis protein CutC: MSTAPILLEVIATTLSDAQAAARAGADRIELATGLSEGGLTPSIGLIEAVTAALPIPVNVIVRSHGRGFVYTPEEMAILERDTRAAVAAGAAGIVFGALNGHGDIDTAALARIVDAAGGKPITFHRAFDVSRDLNAAFDLLLATPAVKTVLTSGGHPSALDGRDTIARLVRRAQGSACQVLAGAGLKVESIGDFVRATGVRAVHLGSGVRERGEVWGPVEGRLVAKVRATLDAVR, encoded by the coding sequence ATGTCCACCGCGCCGATCCTGCTCGAAGTCATCGCCACGACGCTCTCCGACGCGCAGGCCGCCGCGCGCGCCGGGGCGGACCGCATCGAACTCGCCACCGGCCTGTCCGAGGGCGGCCTCACGCCGAGCATCGGCCTGATCGAGGCGGTCACGGCGGCGCTGCCGATTCCCGTCAACGTGATCGTGCGCTCGCACGGCCGCGGCTTCGTCTACACGCCCGAGGAGATGGCGATCCTCGAGCGCGACACGCGCGCGGCGGTGGCGGCGGGCGCGGCCGGCATCGTGTTCGGCGCGCTGAACGGCCATGGCGACATCGACACGGCCGCGCTGGCGCGCATCGTCGACGCGGCGGGCGGCAAGCCGATCACGTTCCACCGCGCGTTCGACGTCTCGCGCGACCTGAACGCGGCGTTCGACCTGCTGCTGGCCACGCCCGCCGTCAAGACGGTGCTGACCTCGGGCGGCCATCCGTCGGCGCTCGACGGCCGCGATACGATCGCGCGCCTGGTGCGCCGCGCGCAGGGCAGCGCGTGCCAGGTGCTGGCCGGCGCGGGCCTGAAGGTGGAGTCGATCGGTGATTTCGTGCGTGCCACCGGCGTGCGGGCCGTGCATCTCGGCTCGGGCGTGCGCGAGCGCGGCGAGGTGTGGGGGCCGGTGGAGGGCCGGCTGGTCGCGAAGGTGCGCGCGACGCTCGACGCGGTGCGCTGA